Proteins found in one Hevea brasiliensis isolate MT/VB/25A 57/8 chromosome 18, ASM3005281v1, whole genome shotgun sequence genomic segment:
- the LOC131176080 gene encoding uncharacterized mitochondrial protein AtMg00810-like codes for MKSLYGLKQAGRQWNKELTAKLQSFGFHQSAFDHCLFTIGSGNDFLALLVYADDLLITGANEERIIAVKQFMDKQFTIKDLGYVKYFMGLEFARSEKGMFLNQRKCILDILQDAGLQNAKIATYPLPKGLKLGNEVGELLQNPDKYRWLVGRLLYLGLTRPDISYATQQQCQFMQAPRRTHWDAAILVLKYLKGCPSKSLFYPSNNDLKLRAFCDADWISCPISRKSITGFYIFLGPSLIS; via the coding sequence ATGAAAAGTCTCTATGGCCTTAAGCAGGCAGGGAGACAATGGAATAAAGAACTGACTGCCAAATTACAGAGTTTTGGATTCCACCAATCTGCATTTGATCATTGCCTATTTACTATAGGTTCTGGAAATGATTTTCTAGCCTTACTTGTCTATGCAGATGATTTGTTGATTACAGGAGCAAATGAGGAAAGAATTATAGCAGTTAAGCAATTTATGGATAAACAGTTCACAATTAAGGACCTGGGGTATGTGAAGTACTTTATGGGGCTTGAATTTGCCAGGTCAGAAAAGGGGATGTTTCTAAATCAACGAAAATGCATCCTAGATATTCTCCAGGATGCAGGTTTACAAAATGCCAAGATAGCTACCTACCCCTTGCCCAAGGGATTAAAATTAGGCAATGAAGTAGGAGAATTGCTACAAAACCCCGATAAATACAGATGGCTAGTGGGAAGATTGTTGTACTTGGGGCTTACGAGGCCAGATATCTCTTATGCAACTCAGCAGCAATGTCAATTTATGCAAGCCCCTCGAAGAACTCATTGGGATGCTGCCATCCTTGTGTTAAAATACTTGAAGGGATGTCCATCGAAGAGCTTGTTTTATCCATCAAATAATGATTTAAAGCTTAGAGCCTTTTGTGATGCAGATTGGATATCTTGCCCTATTTCCAGGAAATCGATAACTGGGTTCTATATCTTCCTTGGGCCCTCCTTAATCTCATGA
- the LOC110659809 gene encoding serine/threonine-protein phosphatase PP1 isozyme 4 has translation MATQRQAGIDPALLDYIIERLTEVRSARLGKQLVELSETEIRKLCLASKDIFLQQPNLLEIKPPIKICGDIHGQYCDLLGLFECGGYPPEANYLFLGSYVDHGKQSLETICLLLAYKIKYPENFFLLRGNHECASMNRIYGFYDECKRRYNVRLWKIFTDCFNCLPVAALIDKKILCMHGGLSPDLANLDQIRNLPRPTDVPDTGLLCDLLWSDPCRDIQGWGMNDRGVSYTFGPDKVSEFLTKHDLDLVCRANQFVEDGYEFFAGRRLVTIFSAPNYRGEYDNVGAMMSIDENLMCTIHILKPVLRKKKK, from the exons ATGGCCACACAAAGGCAGGCGGGCATAGACCCTGCCTTACTGGATTACATAATCGAAAGGCTAACGGAGGTCCGATCAGCTAGGCTAGGCAAACAGCTGGTGGAGCTCTCGGAGACTGAGATCAGAAAGCTGTGTCTAGCTTCTAAGGACATCTTTCTTCAACAGCCTAATTTGCTTGAGATCAAACCTCCCATCAAGATTTGCG GGGACATTCATGGCCAATATTGTGATTTATTAGGGCTTTTTGAGTGTGGTGGTTATCCCCCTGAAGCCAATTACTTATTTTTAGGGAGCTATGTTGACCATGGGAAGCAAAGTTTGGAGACAATATGCCTTTTGCTTGCTTATAAGATCAAATATCCAGAGAACTTCTTTCTTCTGAGAGGAAACCATGAATGTGCTTCTATGAATCGGatatatggattttatgatgaatgTAAACGGCGTTATAATGTGAGGCTTTGGAAAATCTTTACTGACTGCTTCAATTGCCTTCCTGTTGCGGCACTAATAGATAAGAAAATATTGTGCATGCATGGCGGTCTTTCCCCTGATTTGGCAAATTTGGATCAAATTAGAAATTTGCCTAGACCAACTGATGTTCCAGACACTGGTTTACTATGCGATTTGCTCTGGTCAGATCCTTGTAGAGATATTCAGGGTTGGGGAATGAATGACAGAGGAGTTTCATATACTTTTGGTCCTGATAAGGTGTCAGAATTCTTGACAAAGCATGATTTAGATCTTGTCTGTCGTGCAAATCAG TTTGTGGAGGATGGGTATGAATTCTTTGCAGGAAGGCGGCTTGTCACTATTTTTTCAGCTCCCAACTATCGTGGTGAATATGATAATGTTGGTGCCATGATGAGCATAGATGAAAATCTGATGTGCACCATTCACATTTTGAAGCCtgttttgagaaaaaaaaaaaaatga